The following coding sequences lie in one Nitrospirota bacterium genomic window:
- a CDS encoding ABC transporter ATP-binding protein, giving the protein MIKLSNIGKNFGDYWAIRYLDIEVAKGRIFGFLGPNGAGKTTTVKMIAGLLKPAAGQIFAGGHDVVQEPLKAKSIIGYVPDKGFLYEKLTGLEFLRFVAALYKIPEEKAAGKIKDLSETFSIREILDGLIESYSTGMRQRLVFVAAMINEPKILLIDEPIVGLDPKGVRMLKNLLQGQAAGGLTIFMATHSLLLAEELCSDIGIINNGRLIASGTKEELLSSGRRLEDFFLQVTEKQPYL; this is encoded by the coding sequence GTGATCAAACTCTCTAATATAGGGAAGAACTTCGGGGACTACTGGGCAATAAGGTACCTTGACATTGAAGTGGCAAAGGGAAGAATTTTCGGGTTTCTGGGACCTAACGGCGCAGGGAAAACAACCACTGTTAAGATGATTGCAGGACTCTTAAAACCCGCTGCAGGGCAAATATTTGCAGGCGGGCATGATGTTGTACAGGAGCCTCTAAAGGCAAAATCAATCATAGGTTATGTGCCTGACAAGGGTTTTTTATACGAAAAATTAACCGGCCTGGAGTTTCTCCGTTTTGTTGCCGCCCTTTATAAGATACCGGAGGAAAAAGCAGCCGGGAAAATCAAGGACCTCTCTGAAACCTTCTCCATCAGGGAAATTCTTGACGGACTTATTGAAAGTTATTCCACAGGCATGAGGCAGAGGCTTGTATTCGTAGCGGCAATGATTAATGAGCCTAAAATCCTTTTAATAGACGAACCAATAGTAGGACTTGACCCCAAGGGCGTAAGAATGTTAAAAAATCTACTACAGGGGCAGGCGGCAGGCGGCTTAACCATATTTATGGCAACACACAGTCTCCTGCTTGCTGAGGAATTATGCTCTGACATAGGCATAATAAACAACGGCAGATTGATAGCCTCAGGCACAAAAGAAGAGCTTTTGAGTTCAGGCAGAAGACTTGAGGACTTCTTCCTGCAGGTTACAGAAAAACAACCTTATTTATAA
- a CDS encoding diguanylate cyclase: MKQVLIFDAGGRHLKQISTHLKKYYSVYGFRAIKDVRAHLENSIPDIAILCMSYDLNQKHLKTFKDLSPVIGVVGKEIPGTVKKALSAGITDFLIAPCSPFELKLSVESALRSKSRIEKLQKEKERLQAINETTFLVSSTLDPQEMLYTIVRKIAEIVPVVRCSMIRIDKEENTADVVATSENPKIKNIKLDLDKYPEIKEAILTKHAIVVNDIKTDPIMMDVRDIISPLGIKSIIVLPIFYRDTAIGTLFLRTSRSSRSFSQDEIRFCSTVTNACANAIYNAFLYERLEYEKTSLGKLAITDFLTGLYNVRYFYHRIEEEFTRAQRYKFPLTCLMLDIDFFKRINDTYSHRVGDQVLKEFAQVLKKNVRSGDLLARYGGEEFIILLPNTAKTGSITASEKLRLCIKDHKFKSLRGKEAITVSIGIASFPHERINTSDDLITCADTALLEAKTKGRNQVVFYT, encoded by the coding sequence ATGAAACAGGTACTTATCTTTGATGCAGGCGGCAGGCATCTGAAACAGATTTCAACGCATTTAAAAAAATATTATTCTGTTTATGGATTTAGAGCAATTAAAGATGTCAGGGCGCACCTTGAGAATTCAATACCTGATATTGCCATTCTCTGCATGTCCTACGACCTTAATCAAAAGCATCTGAAAACATTCAAAGACCTGTCGCCTGTAATAGGGGTCGTCGGGAAGGAAATCCCGGGCACGGTCAAAAAGGCTCTCAGCGCAGGCATTACGGATTTTCTTATTGCGCCGTGCAGCCCGTTTGAATTAAAGCTCAGCGTTGAAAGCGCCCTGAGGAGTAAAAGCCGCATTGAAAAGCTTCAGAAGGAAAAAGAACGTCTTCAGGCAATAAATGAAACCACCTTCCTGGTCTCCTCCACGCTGGACCCTCAGGAAATGCTGTACACCATTGTAAGAAAAATAGCTGAGATAGTTCCTGTGGTCAGGTGTTCCATGATACGCATAGACAAGGAGGAAAACACCGCGGATGTGGTTGCTACTTCTGAAAACCCGAAGATAAAAAATATAAAGCTTGACCTTGATAAGTATCCTGAAATCAAGGAAGCCATTTTGACAAAGCATGCGATTGTGGTGAATGACATAAAAACCGACCCTATAATGATGGATGTAAGGGACATAATCTCTCCCTTAGGAATAAAGTCAATCATTGTGCTTCCGATATTCTACAGGGATACGGCAATCGGCACCCTGTTTCTGAGGACCTCACGCTCAAGCAGGTCATTTAGTCAGGATGAAATCAGGTTTTGCAGCACGGTCACAAACGCATGCGCCAATGCCATATACAATGCTTTTTTGTATGAGAGACTGGAATATGAAAAGACCTCTCTTGGAAAACTGGCGATAACAGACTTCCTTACCGGTCTTTACAATGTGCGCTATTTTTATCACCGTATTGAGGAGGAATTCACAAGGGCACAGCGATATAAATTCCCTCTGACGTGTCTGATGCTTGACATTGATTTTTTTAAGCGCATAAATGACACTTACAGCCACAGGGTAGGCGACCAGGTATTAAAGGAATTTGCGCAGGTCTTAAAGAAAAACGTGCGAAGCGGCGATCTCCTCGCGCGGTACGGCGGTGAAGAATTTATTATCCTCCTTCCCAATACGGCAAAAACAGGCTCCATCACGGCATCCGAGAAATTAAGGCTCTGCATAAAAGACCATAAGTTTAAATCGCTCAGGGGGAAAGAGGCAATAACCGTAAGCATTGGCATAGCCTCATTTCCTCATGAACGCATTAACACAAGCGATGACCTGATTACCTGTGCTGACACCGCTCTTCTTGAGGCAAAAACCAAAGGCAGGAATCAAGTAGTATTTTATACATGA
- a CDS encoding transposase, whose amino-acid sequence MPRTARIAPKKYVYHILTRGNNRQDVFKRVQDYKKYIEILQRYKEKYKFKLYHYVLMSNHVHLVIEPAEKGGTLAEIMKGINLSYAQYYKVCYKHIGHFWQDRYKSIIISKDNYLLACGSYVELNPVRAKIAEDPQDYKWSSYNAYAYGKKDVLLDKHPIYKGLSKNESERRSQYREFIRGMVREKNMMRGEMNRRVIYGSEDFTDKVTKEYNVNAMVKLKGRPKKDKNEDK is encoded by the coding sequence ATGCCGAGGACAGCAAGAATAGCGCCTAAGAAATATGTATATCACATATTGACACGTGGGAATAATCGTCAGGATGTTTTTAAGAGAGTGCAAGATTACAAAAAATACATTGAGATACTTCAGAGATATAAAGAGAAGTACAAATTCAAGCTTTATCACTATGTATTAATGAGTAATCATGTTCATCTGGTCATAGAGCCTGCAGAAAAAGGTGGCACTTTAGCTGAAATAATGAAGGGGATAAACCTGTCATACGCACAATATTACAAAGTCTGCTACAAGCATATAGGTCATTTCTGGCAGGACAGGTATAAGAGCATCATAATATCAAAAGATAATTATCTTCTTGCCTGTGGAAGCTATGTTGAATTAAATCCAGTAAGAGCAAAAATAGCAGAAGACCCGCAAGACTACAAGTGGAGCAGTTACAATGCATATGCGTATGGAAAAAAAGATGTATTATTAGATAAACATCCAATTTACAAAGGACTATCTAAAAACGAGAGCGAACGCAGAAGTCAATACAGGGAATTCATACGCGGAATGGTTAGAGAAAAAAATATGATGAGGGGTGAGATGAATAGAAGGGTGATATACGGCAGTGAAGACTTTACGGATAAAGTAACTAAAGAATATAACGTCAACGCAATGGTTAAGCTTAAAGGCAGACCAAAAAAAGACAAAAATGAAGATAAATAG
- a CDS encoding CBS domain-containing protein, with product MEVITTHINADFDALASMVAAKKLYPDAVMAFPGSQEKGVRDFLAASYAELDFKKIKDINFDGITRLILVDVRSSQRIGQFAEILNKKGLEVHIYDHHPSLPENIKGQKEVIDTIGATASIFMEALQKNKIEITPVEATIFALGIYEETGSLIFPSTTVKDLAAVAWLLKRGANLNIVSSFISKEMGAEEIDLLNELIHSARDLVIHGLRIKIAKASREKYVGEVAYLAHKLRDMEDVDALFLLVMLEDRIHIIARSRAPEVDTSEILQSFRGGGHPAASSAIIREESLEDVEEGLVDILNKKIRPAKTAMDIMTSPVKTIQQDNTIKTAEETMTKYGINVLPVLKDNIYTGLISREIIEKALFLGFKDSNVNEFCTTDAFTVTPGTSIREIESLMIEQNQRFMPVIENKEIVGAITRTDLLRSIYEDILRKSRLDEEELREKPSIGKNIASLIKGKFPEKLFNVLKLSGEIAEDLGFPAYLVGGSVRDLLRGETNLDIDIVIEGDAIAFAQSIGRKLNAKVKTHQAFGTAVVITDSLKFDVATARTEYYETPAALPKVEMSSIKKDLYRRDFTINALAVKLNSQDFGSLLDFFGAQRDLKEKTIRILHNLSFIEDPTRAFRAIRFSERFGFKISKHTLNLIKTAVRINLFEKLSGSRLYDELNLLFLETEPIKAVKRLSEMDLLRFIHPNIALTPPVEKTFHDIDESISWFKLLFIEEPLNKSHLFLMALFEGLKVDDMEQSLKRLVVPPKAKKEIIEGIEQSRQALSKLQTASQKDIYYALQPLSTQTIIFAMAKAKDKAQKKAISLHLTTLRKIKPVLAGKDLEKIGYKPGPAFNEMLKAILDARLEGRIKSMEDEVKFVKEKFKA from the coding sequence ATGGAAGTTATCACCACCCACATAAACGCGGACTTTGACGCCCTTGCTTCAATGGTAGCGGCGAAAAAACTCTACCCTGATGCAGTAATGGCATTCCCCGGCTCTCAGGAAAAGGGCGTGCGGGATTTTTTAGCTGCATCTTATGCCGAGCTGGATTTCAAAAAAATCAAGGACATAAACTTTGACGGCATTACCCGCTTGATACTTGTAGATGTCAGGAGCTCGCAGAGAATCGGGCAGTTCGCCGAAATCCTGAACAAAAAAGGGCTGGAGGTTCACATCTATGACCATCACCCTTCACTGCCTGAAAACATAAAGGGGCAGAAAGAAGTCATAGACACAATCGGCGCAACCGCCTCAATATTCATGGAAGCGCTTCAGAAAAATAAAATTGAGATAACGCCTGTTGAGGCAACCATCTTTGCATTAGGCATATATGAAGAAACTGGCTCCCTTATCTTTCCGTCTACAACAGTAAAAGACCTGGCTGCCGTTGCCTGGCTCCTTAAACGCGGGGCAAATCTGAATATCGTCTCCAGTTTCATCAGCAAGGAAATGGGGGCCGAGGAGATTGACCTGCTGAACGAATTAATACATTCAGCCCGCGACCTGGTAATCCACGGACTCAGGATAAAAATCGCCAAGGCTTCAAGGGAAAAGTATGTAGGAGAGGTTGCTTACCTGGCTCATAAACTCAGAGACATGGAAGATGTTGACGCGCTTTTTCTACTTGTGATGCTGGAGGACCGTATCCATATTATTGCACGGAGCCGCGCGCCTGAGGTTGATACATCTGAGATACTCCAGTCATTCAGAGGAGGGGGACATCCGGCTGCATCATCTGCAATCATAAGGGAAGAATCCCTTGAAGATGTTGAAGAGGGCCTTGTGGACATACTGAACAAAAAAATACGGCCTGCAAAAACTGCAATGGACATAATGACCTCTCCGGTAAAGACAATCCAGCAGGACAACACAATAAAAACCGCCGAAGAGACCATGACAAAGTACGGGATAAATGTCTTGCCTGTGCTCAAGGACAATATTTACACAGGACTGATATCCCGGGAAATTATAGAAAAGGCTTTGTTCCTCGGATTCAAAGACAGCAATGTCAATGAGTTCTGCACTACTGACGCCTTTACCGTAACGCCCGGGACCTCAATCAGGGAGATTGAGTCCCTGATGATAGAGCAGAACCAGAGGTTTATGCCTGTCATTGAAAACAAAGAAATTGTCGGCGCAATTACAAGGACTGACCTTCTGCGGTCCATCTATGAAGACATTCTGCGCAAGAGCAGGCTTGATGAGGAAGAGCTGAGAGAGAAACCCTCAATAGGCAAAAACATTGCATCGCTTATTAAGGGAAAATTTCCTGAAAAACTATTTAATGTGCTTAAGCTCTCCGGAGAAATAGCCGAAGACCTCGGGTTCCCCGCATATCTCGTAGGCGGCTCTGTCAGGGACCTTTTACGGGGGGAAACAAATCTTGATATAGATATTGTAATTGAAGGCGATGCAATAGCCTTTGCGCAATCCATAGGCAGAAAACTCAATGCAAAAGTGAAGACACACCAGGCATTCGGCACTGCAGTTGTGATAACTGATTCCCTGAAATTTGATGTGGCAACTGCAAGGACTGAATACTACGAAACGCCTGCGGCTCTGCCAAAGGTTGAGATGTCATCCATAAAAAAAGACCTTTACCGGAGGGATTTTACGATAAATGCGCTTGCCGTAAAGCTCAACTCACAGGATTTCGGCAGTCTCCTTGATTTTTTCGGGGCTCAGAGAGACCTTAAGGAAAAGACCATCAGGATTCTTCACAATCTGAGCTTCATAGAAGACCCTACAAGGGCCTTCAGGGCCATAAGATTTTCAGAGAGGTTCGGCTTTAAGATAAGCAAGCACACGCTGAACCTGATAAAAACCGCAGTAAGGATAAACCTCTTTGAAAAACTCTCGGGCTCAAGGCTTTACGATGAGCTTAATCTTTTATTCCTTGAGACAGAGCCAATAAAAGCGGTCAAGAGACTTTCTGAGATGGACCTTCTGAGGTTTATACATCCGAATATTGCCCTTACGCCGCCAGTTGAAAAAACATTCCATGACATTGACGAGTCAATATCATGGTTTAAGCTCCTTTTTATAGAAGAGCCTCTGAATAAATCGCATCTTTTTCTGATGGCGCTCTTTGAAGGGCTTAAAGTGGACGATATGGAACAGTCGCTGAAACGGCTTGTGGTCCCGCCAAAGGCAAAGAAGGAAATAATTGAAGGCATTGAACAGTCACGACAGGCTCTATCAAAATTGCAGACTGCTTCCCAGAAAGACATTTACTACGCGCTTCAGCCTTTGA